A stretch of the Odontesthes bonariensis isolate fOdoBon6 chromosome 5, fOdoBon6.hap1, whole genome shotgun sequence genome encodes the following:
- the LOC142379739 gene encoding zinc finger protein 516-like isoform X3 produces MNPRDSVDVMETQAGGQKEKLIGEKANPDNGNDIEGEDDKIPGAFNCNICGRSFPFLSSLSQHMRRHTGARPYKCPYCDHRASQKGNLKVHIRSHKLDTLSTHHSNDDEEGGAEEEEMRVSEGLDGGTSPTKSSSACNKMINGDSAEDSRRKVPARSLKREKSVTNQRPYCCRLCGYEAQREDQLLSHIEKVHITADAEEEAVTVKEEVVTEPDVIQPQSDGSFPCETCGQVFTQAWFLKSHMKKHAGILDHCCRICGRRFREAWFLKSHMKTHNTKSRSRSKADSAEHPATINDVAQDPEVVTCSVTSVYQMCSKCGNLFHNRESLRAHDKVHSPGYGSKSPIQCRPSDDEDSPAAKRRFLDYFNLHSVEGKTLDEEGNSEKEIVGQRIPELDPVCSYQAWQLATKGRVVEPVEPSYKASYGGGSMGEEALTGAAVVFEKESSSYVLQGQEKRSSGRRSSSGLGSHASSGYWTPESLSDSEYQPSCRQDRRRSSQSQSSSKGNECFECGKVFRSRHQMIVHQRVHRKDGRRASVGEKERTSRDDRWGSTSDPESGSPSRPSTPGYGDSPPASTLGDQASEMGTSNSGELADMKPYICSLCDFATTESQAYLTHVRVQHPAASKERPCSIPSPGSGMDRATSSGFPKLKKAFMQGLNTAASPHAYLSARSSSHDQTVIPMDLCVRAEGIRGIASSTLDKKTLPNHKCSFCSHSTRYPEVLWMHQTVAHRINSSSSNLAPKWALKNNSKSSKDSLLSSRRRTGPPPVLEGKECQPLPPLMRTQRTQPPTSPGEVQKKSRPASQAASHAASQAASHAATGSSSSAPCTSSSRGSSSTSSSQTGRAPVRPASSSSRSSSSSSSSSSIIKHTDEQSHRFRPKVDMHPRGSSLTSSSSLEKNTGSLSRSSTPSLSAASASRMADRYLMPQEGLGFMLSSKHGLAEYSRSRGSPHQPLPKSHSQGRANTSRPSAITHSSTATHNYGASQARGGPLQNSSSPSPSSTSSSSSSIPVEGHGDVKQEPITETPEMPTDILSFLKNYSPHELAALYHRWGAANAMLDPTGERPFCCQLCPYRASQKGNLKTHVQSVHHMPFDNSRYPDMRGLLLSQEEQGALAAKHPPKPQ; encoded by the exons ATGAATCCCAGAGACAGTGTTGACGTAATGGAGACCCAGGCAGGAGGCCAGAAGGAAAAGCTGATTGGAGAGAAGGCAAATCCCGATAATGGTAATGATATTGAGGGTGAGGATGACAAAATCCCCGGGGCTTTCAACTGCAACATCTGTGGACGCAGCTTTCCTTTCCTTAGTTCTTTGTCGCAGCACATGAGACGTCACACGGGTGCACGTCCTTACAAATGTCCCTACTGTGACCACAGGGCCTCTCAGAAGGGCAACCTCAAAGTCCACATTCGCAGCCACAAACTGGATACGCTATCTACCCACCACTCCAATGACGACGAAGAGGgtggagcagaagaagaagagatgaGGGTTTCGGAAGGCCTCGATGGAGGTACCAGTCCGACTAAGAGCAGCTCTGCCTGTAACAAGATGATCAACGGGGATTCTGCCGAGGACAGTCGGAGGAAAGTGCCTGCACGGAGTTTGAAAAGGGAAAAGTCTGTCACCAACCAGAGGCCCTACTGTTGCCGCCTTTGTGGCTACGAGGCCCAGCGGGAGGACCAACTCCTCAGCCACATCGAAAAGGTCCACATAACGGCAGACGCAGAAGAGGAAGCCGTCACTGTGAAGGAAGAGGTTGTGACTGAACCTGATGTCATTCAGCCCCAGAGCGACGGGAGCTTCCCCTGTGAGACCTGTGGCCAGGTTTTCACCCAAGCCTGGTTTTTGAAGTCACACATGAAGAAGCATGCAGGAATACTGGACCACTGTTGTCGAATTTGCGGGAGAAGGTTTCGTGAAGCGTGGTTTCTCAAATCTCATATGAAAACGCACAACACCAAATCCAGGTCTCGGTCAAAAGCAGATTCGGCTGAGCATCCGGCCACCATCAATGATGTAGCCCAGGATCCTGAGGTCGTTACTTGCTCTGTTACATCTGTCTATCAGATGTGTTCCAAATGTGGGAACCTTTTTCACAACAGAGAGAGCCTGAGAGCCCATGATAAAGTTCACAGTCCCGGCTATGGCAGCAAATCGCCAATCCAGTGCAGGCCAAGTGATGACGAGGACTCACCAGCTGCTAAGAGACGTTTCCTTGACTACTTTAACCTCCACTCTGTTGAGGGAAAGACCCTGGATGAAGAGGGGAACAGTGAGAAAGAGATTGTAGGTCAAAGAATTCCAGAGCTAGATCCGGTTTGCAGCTACCAGGCCTGGCAGTTAGCCACTAAAGGAAGGGTTGTGGAGCCAGTGGAGCCGAGTTACAAGGCCTCCTACGGGGGAGGAAGTATGGGGGAGGAGGCCCTTACTGGAGCTGCCGTTGTTTTTGAGAAGGAGAGCAGCAGTTATGTCCTTCAAGGTCAAGAGAAGCGCAGCTCAGGCAGGCGCAGCAGCTCTGGATTGGGAAGCCACGCTTCTTCAGGGTACTGGACACCGGAGAGCCTCAGCGACTCTGAGTACCAACCGTCGTGTCGTCAGGACAGGCGGCGATCATCCCAGTCACAATCTTCCTCCAAGGGCAATGAGTGCTTTGAGTGCGGGAAGGTGTTTCGCAGTCGTCACCAGATGATCGTCCACCAGCGGGTCCACAGGAAGGATGGACGCAGGGCATCTGTTGGAGAAAAGGAAAGAACCTCAAGAGATGACCGATGGGGCTCCACCAGTGATCCAGAGTCTGGCTCACCCAGCCGACCCAGCACCCCGGGGTACGGAGACTCTCCACCCGCCTCCACCCTTGGAGACCAGGCCTCTGAGATGGGTACCTCAAACTCTGGAGAGCTTGCAG ATATGAAGCCTTACATCTGCAGCCTGTGTGACTTTGCCACCACAGAGTCACAGGCCTATTTGACCCATGTTCGGGTCCAACACCCGGCTGCCTCCAAAGAGAGACCCTGCTCCATTCCTAGCCCCGGCTCTGGCATGGACAGGGCAACGTCCAGTGGCTTTCCCAAACTCAAGAAGGCTTTTATGCAGGGTCTGAACACCGCTGCATCCCCTCACGCTTATCTCTCAGCTCGTTCCTCTTCACATGATCAGACCGTGATCCCTATGGATCTCTGTGTGAGGGCTGAGGGCATCAGGGGCATAGCCTCCTCAACTCTGGATAAGAAAACCCTCCCTAACCACAAGTGCTCCTTCTGCTCTCACTCCACCCGCTACCCCGAGGTGCTCTGGATGCACCAGACTGTGGCTCACCGCATCAACAGCAGTAGCTCCAATCTGGCTCCGAAATGGGCTcttaaaaacaattcaaagagcTCCAAAGACAGCTTGTTGTCCTCTAGGAGACGCACTGGACCTCCACCAGTCTTGGAAGGGAAGGAGTGTCAACCACTGCCTCCTCTGATGCGTACCCAACGTACGCAACCTCCAACCTCCCCCGGGGAAGTCCAAAAGAAGAGCAGGCCAGCCAGTCAAGCAGCCAGTCATGCAGCCAGTCAAGCAGCCAGTCATGCAGCCACTGGATCGTCTTCTTCTGCCCCCTGCACCTCATCCTCGAGGGGTTCCTCATCCACATCAAGCAGCCAAACAGGGAGAGCCCCTGTACGgccagccagcagcagcagcagaagcagcagcagcagcagcagcagcagcagcatcatcaAGCACACAGATGAGCAGAGTCATCGCTTCAGACCCAAAGTTGATATGCACCCTCGGGGTAGCTCCCTAACATCCTCTAGCTCCTTGGAGAAGAACACTGGGAGCCTCTCACGTTCGTCGACCCCAAGCctcagcgctgcttcagcttcCAGGATGGCCGACCGCTACCTGATGCCTCAGGAGGGTCTGGGCTTCATGCTGTCCAGCAAACACGGCCTGGCAGAGTACAGCCGATCCCGGGGCTCCCCTCACCAGCCACTTCCCAAATCCCACAGCCAGGGTCGTGCTAACACTTCAAGGCCCAGCGCCATCACCCACAGTTCAACCGCAACGCACAACTACGGAGCCTCCCAGGCACGGGGAGGCCCTCTGCAGAATTCCTCGTCCCCCTCcccttcctccacctcctcctcctcttcttcaatACCTGTAGAAGGTCATGGAGATGTGAAACAGGAGCCAATCACGGAGACACCAGAGATGCCAACTGACATCCTAAGCTTTCTGAAAAACTACAGCCCACACGAACTGGCTGCCCTTTACCACCGCTGGGGCGCAGCCAATGCCATGTTGGATCCCACAG
- the LOC142379739 gene encoding zinc finger protein 516-like isoform X1, whose protein sequence is MNPRDSVDVMETQAGGQKEKLIGEKANPDNGNDIEGEDDKIPGAFNCNICGRSFPFLSSLSQHMRRHTGARPYKCPYCDHRASQKGNLKVHIRSHKLDTLSTHHSNDDEEGGAEEEEMRVSEGLDGGTSPTKSSSACNKMINGDSAEDSRRKVPARSLKREKSVTNQRPYCCRLCGYEAQREDQLLSHIEKVHITADAEEEAVTVKEEVVTEPDVIQPQSDGSFPCETCGQVFTQAWFLKSHMKKHAGILDHCCRICGRRFREAWFLKSHMKTHNTKSRSRSKADSAEHPATINDVAQDPEVVTCSVTSVYQMCSKCGNLFHNRESLRAHDKVHSPGYGSKSPIQCRPSDDEDSPAAKRRFLDYFNLHSVEGKTLDEEGNSEKEIVGQRIPELDPVCSYQAWQLATKGRVVEPVEPSYKASYGGGSMGEEALTGAAVVFEKESSSYVLQGQEKRSSGRRSSSGLGSHASSGYWTPESLSDSEYQPSCRQDRRRSSQSQSSSKGNECFECGKVFRSRHQMIVHQRVHRKDGRRASVGEKERTSRDDRWGSTSDPESGSPSRPSTPGYGDSPPASTLGDQASEMGTSNSGELADMKPYICSLCDFATTESQAYLTHVRVQHPAASKERPCSIPSPGSGMDRATSSGFPKLKKAFMQGLNTAASPHAYLSARSSSHDQTVIPMDLCVRAEGIRGIASSTLDKKTLPNHKCSFCSHSTRYPEVLWMHQTVAHRINSSSSNLAPKWALKNNSKSSKDSLLSSRRRTGPPPVLEGKECQPLPPLMRTQRTQPPTSPGEVQKKSRPASQAASHAASQAASHAATGSSSSAPCTSSSRGSSSTSSSQTGRAPVRPASSSSRSSSSSSSSSSIIKHTDEQSHRFRPKVDMHPRGSSLTSSSSLEKNTGSLSRSSTPSLSAASASRMADRYLMPQEGLGFMLSSKHGLAEYSRSRGSPHQPLPKSHSQGRANTSRPSAITHSSTATHNYGASQARGGPLQNSSSPSPSSTSSSSSSIPVEGHGDVKQEPITETPEMPTDILSFLKNYSPHELAALYHRWGAANAMLDPTGMLRSLMRQGQYFCHECGKSFSQPSHLRTHMRSHTGERPFCCQLCPYRASQKGNLKTHVQSVHHMPFDNSRYPDMRGLLLSQEEQGALAAKHPPKPQ, encoded by the exons ATGAATCCCAGAGACAGTGTTGACGTAATGGAGACCCAGGCAGGAGGCCAGAAGGAAAAGCTGATTGGAGAGAAGGCAAATCCCGATAATGGTAATGATATTGAGGGTGAGGATGACAAAATCCCCGGGGCTTTCAACTGCAACATCTGTGGACGCAGCTTTCCTTTCCTTAGTTCTTTGTCGCAGCACATGAGACGTCACACGGGTGCACGTCCTTACAAATGTCCCTACTGTGACCACAGGGCCTCTCAGAAGGGCAACCTCAAAGTCCACATTCGCAGCCACAAACTGGATACGCTATCTACCCACCACTCCAATGACGACGAAGAGGgtggagcagaagaagaagagatgaGGGTTTCGGAAGGCCTCGATGGAGGTACCAGTCCGACTAAGAGCAGCTCTGCCTGTAACAAGATGATCAACGGGGATTCTGCCGAGGACAGTCGGAGGAAAGTGCCTGCACGGAGTTTGAAAAGGGAAAAGTCTGTCACCAACCAGAGGCCCTACTGTTGCCGCCTTTGTGGCTACGAGGCCCAGCGGGAGGACCAACTCCTCAGCCACATCGAAAAGGTCCACATAACGGCAGACGCAGAAGAGGAAGCCGTCACTGTGAAGGAAGAGGTTGTGACTGAACCTGATGTCATTCAGCCCCAGAGCGACGGGAGCTTCCCCTGTGAGACCTGTGGCCAGGTTTTCACCCAAGCCTGGTTTTTGAAGTCACACATGAAGAAGCATGCAGGAATACTGGACCACTGTTGTCGAATTTGCGGGAGAAGGTTTCGTGAAGCGTGGTTTCTCAAATCTCATATGAAAACGCACAACACCAAATCCAGGTCTCGGTCAAAAGCAGATTCGGCTGAGCATCCGGCCACCATCAATGATGTAGCCCAGGATCCTGAGGTCGTTACTTGCTCTGTTACATCTGTCTATCAGATGTGTTCCAAATGTGGGAACCTTTTTCACAACAGAGAGAGCCTGAGAGCCCATGATAAAGTTCACAGTCCCGGCTATGGCAGCAAATCGCCAATCCAGTGCAGGCCAAGTGATGACGAGGACTCACCAGCTGCTAAGAGACGTTTCCTTGACTACTTTAACCTCCACTCTGTTGAGGGAAAGACCCTGGATGAAGAGGGGAACAGTGAGAAAGAGATTGTAGGTCAAAGAATTCCAGAGCTAGATCCGGTTTGCAGCTACCAGGCCTGGCAGTTAGCCACTAAAGGAAGGGTTGTGGAGCCAGTGGAGCCGAGTTACAAGGCCTCCTACGGGGGAGGAAGTATGGGGGAGGAGGCCCTTACTGGAGCTGCCGTTGTTTTTGAGAAGGAGAGCAGCAGTTATGTCCTTCAAGGTCAAGAGAAGCGCAGCTCAGGCAGGCGCAGCAGCTCTGGATTGGGAAGCCACGCTTCTTCAGGGTACTGGACACCGGAGAGCCTCAGCGACTCTGAGTACCAACCGTCGTGTCGTCAGGACAGGCGGCGATCATCCCAGTCACAATCTTCCTCCAAGGGCAATGAGTGCTTTGAGTGCGGGAAGGTGTTTCGCAGTCGTCACCAGATGATCGTCCACCAGCGGGTCCACAGGAAGGATGGACGCAGGGCATCTGTTGGAGAAAAGGAAAGAACCTCAAGAGATGACCGATGGGGCTCCACCAGTGATCCAGAGTCTGGCTCACCCAGCCGACCCAGCACCCCGGGGTACGGAGACTCTCCACCCGCCTCCACCCTTGGAGACCAGGCCTCTGAGATGGGTACCTCAAACTCTGGAGAGCTTGCAG ATATGAAGCCTTACATCTGCAGCCTGTGTGACTTTGCCACCACAGAGTCACAGGCCTATTTGACCCATGTTCGGGTCCAACACCCGGCTGCCTCCAAAGAGAGACCCTGCTCCATTCCTAGCCCCGGCTCTGGCATGGACAGGGCAACGTCCAGTGGCTTTCCCAAACTCAAGAAGGCTTTTATGCAGGGTCTGAACACCGCTGCATCCCCTCACGCTTATCTCTCAGCTCGTTCCTCTTCACATGATCAGACCGTGATCCCTATGGATCTCTGTGTGAGGGCTGAGGGCATCAGGGGCATAGCCTCCTCAACTCTGGATAAGAAAACCCTCCCTAACCACAAGTGCTCCTTCTGCTCTCACTCCACCCGCTACCCCGAGGTGCTCTGGATGCACCAGACTGTGGCTCACCGCATCAACAGCAGTAGCTCCAATCTGGCTCCGAAATGGGCTcttaaaaacaattcaaagagcTCCAAAGACAGCTTGTTGTCCTCTAGGAGACGCACTGGACCTCCACCAGTCTTGGAAGGGAAGGAGTGTCAACCACTGCCTCCTCTGATGCGTACCCAACGTACGCAACCTCCAACCTCCCCCGGGGAAGTCCAAAAGAAGAGCAGGCCAGCCAGTCAAGCAGCCAGTCATGCAGCCAGTCAAGCAGCCAGTCATGCAGCCACTGGATCGTCTTCTTCTGCCCCCTGCACCTCATCCTCGAGGGGTTCCTCATCCACATCAAGCAGCCAAACAGGGAGAGCCCCTGTACGgccagccagcagcagcagcagaagcagcagcagcagcagcagcagcagcagcatcatcaAGCACACAGATGAGCAGAGTCATCGCTTCAGACCCAAAGTTGATATGCACCCTCGGGGTAGCTCCCTAACATCCTCTAGCTCCTTGGAGAAGAACACTGGGAGCCTCTCACGTTCGTCGACCCCAAGCctcagcgctgcttcagcttcCAGGATGGCCGACCGCTACCTGATGCCTCAGGAGGGTCTGGGCTTCATGCTGTCCAGCAAACACGGCCTGGCAGAGTACAGCCGATCCCGGGGCTCCCCTCACCAGCCACTTCCCAAATCCCACAGCCAGGGTCGTGCTAACACTTCAAGGCCCAGCGCCATCACCCACAGTTCAACCGCAACGCACAACTACGGAGCCTCCCAGGCACGGGGAGGCCCTCTGCAGAATTCCTCGTCCCCCTCcccttcctccacctcctcctcctcttcttcaatACCTGTAGAAGGTCATGGAGATGTGAAACAGGAGCCAATCACGGAGACACCAGAGATGCCAACTGACATCCTAAGCTTTCTGAAAAACTACAGCCCACACGAACTGGCTGCCCTTTACCACCGCTGGGGCGCAGCCAATGCCATGTTGGATCCCACAG
- the LOC142379739 gene encoding zinc finger protein 516-like isoform X2, which yields MNPRDSVDVMETQAGGQKEKLIGEKANPDNGNDIEGEDDKIPGAFNCNICGRSFPFLSSLSQHMRRHTGARPYKCPYCDHRASQKGNLKVHIRSHKLDTLSTHHSNDDEEGGAEEEEMRVSEGLDGGTSPTKSSSACNKMINGDSAEDSRRKVPARSLKREKSVTNQRPYCCRLCGYEAQREDQLLSHIEKVHITADAEEEAVTVKEEVVTEPDVIQPQSDGSFPCETCGQVFTQAWFLKSHMKKHAGILDHCCRICGRRFREAWFLKSHMKTHNTKSRSRSKADSAEHPATINDVAQDPEVVTCSVTSVYQMCSKCGNLFHNRESLRAHDKVHSPGYGSKSPIQCRPSDDEDSPAAKRRFLDYFNLHSVEGKTLDEEGNSEKEIVGQRIPELDPVCSYQAWQLATKGRVVEPVEPSYKASYGGGSMGEEALTGAAVVFEKESSSYVLQGQEKRSSGRRSSSGLGSHASSGYWTPESLSDSEYQPSCRQDRRRSSQSQSSSKGNECFECGKVFRSRHQMIVHQRVHRKDGRRASVGEKERTSRDDRWGSTSDPESGSPSRPSTPGYGDSPPASTLGDQASEMGTSNSGELADMKPYICSLCDFATTESQAYLTHVRVQHPAASKERPCSIPSPGSGMDRATSSGFPKLKKAFMQGLNTAASPHAYLSARSSSHDQTVIPMDLCVRAEGIRGIASSTLDKKTLPNHKCSFCSHSTRYPEVLWMHQTVAHRINSSSSNLAPKWALKNNSKSSKDSLLSSRRRTGPPPVLEGKECQPLPPLMRTQRTQPPTSPGEVQKKSRPASQAASHAASQAASHAATGSSSSAPCTSSSRGSSSTSSSQTGRAPVRPASSSSRSSSSSSSSSSIIKHTDEQSHRFRPKVDMHPRGSSLTSSSSLEKNTGSLSRSSTPSLSAASASRMADRYLMPQEGLGFMLSSKHGLAEYSRSRGSPHQPLPKSHSQGRANTSRPSAITHSSTATHNYGASQARGGPLQNSSSPSPSSTSSSSSSIPVEGHGDVKQEPITETPEMPTDILSFLKNYSPHELAALYHRWGAANAMLDPTGMLRSLMRQGQYFCHECGKSFSQPSHLRTHMRSHTVGFDYNGLHRGTDAHPTASEAPRQGKGHSAASSAHTEPLRKGT from the exons ATGAATCCCAGAGACAGTGTTGACGTAATGGAGACCCAGGCAGGAGGCCAGAAGGAAAAGCTGATTGGAGAGAAGGCAAATCCCGATAATGGTAATGATATTGAGGGTGAGGATGACAAAATCCCCGGGGCTTTCAACTGCAACATCTGTGGACGCAGCTTTCCTTTCCTTAGTTCTTTGTCGCAGCACATGAGACGTCACACGGGTGCACGTCCTTACAAATGTCCCTACTGTGACCACAGGGCCTCTCAGAAGGGCAACCTCAAAGTCCACATTCGCAGCCACAAACTGGATACGCTATCTACCCACCACTCCAATGACGACGAAGAGGgtggagcagaagaagaagagatgaGGGTTTCGGAAGGCCTCGATGGAGGTACCAGTCCGACTAAGAGCAGCTCTGCCTGTAACAAGATGATCAACGGGGATTCTGCCGAGGACAGTCGGAGGAAAGTGCCTGCACGGAGTTTGAAAAGGGAAAAGTCTGTCACCAACCAGAGGCCCTACTGTTGCCGCCTTTGTGGCTACGAGGCCCAGCGGGAGGACCAACTCCTCAGCCACATCGAAAAGGTCCACATAACGGCAGACGCAGAAGAGGAAGCCGTCACTGTGAAGGAAGAGGTTGTGACTGAACCTGATGTCATTCAGCCCCAGAGCGACGGGAGCTTCCCCTGTGAGACCTGTGGCCAGGTTTTCACCCAAGCCTGGTTTTTGAAGTCACACATGAAGAAGCATGCAGGAATACTGGACCACTGTTGTCGAATTTGCGGGAGAAGGTTTCGTGAAGCGTGGTTTCTCAAATCTCATATGAAAACGCACAACACCAAATCCAGGTCTCGGTCAAAAGCAGATTCGGCTGAGCATCCGGCCACCATCAATGATGTAGCCCAGGATCCTGAGGTCGTTACTTGCTCTGTTACATCTGTCTATCAGATGTGTTCCAAATGTGGGAACCTTTTTCACAACAGAGAGAGCCTGAGAGCCCATGATAAAGTTCACAGTCCCGGCTATGGCAGCAAATCGCCAATCCAGTGCAGGCCAAGTGATGACGAGGACTCACCAGCTGCTAAGAGACGTTTCCTTGACTACTTTAACCTCCACTCTGTTGAGGGAAAGACCCTGGATGAAGAGGGGAACAGTGAGAAAGAGATTGTAGGTCAAAGAATTCCAGAGCTAGATCCGGTTTGCAGCTACCAGGCCTGGCAGTTAGCCACTAAAGGAAGGGTTGTGGAGCCAGTGGAGCCGAGTTACAAGGCCTCCTACGGGGGAGGAAGTATGGGGGAGGAGGCCCTTACTGGAGCTGCCGTTGTTTTTGAGAAGGAGAGCAGCAGTTATGTCCTTCAAGGTCAAGAGAAGCGCAGCTCAGGCAGGCGCAGCAGCTCTGGATTGGGAAGCCACGCTTCTTCAGGGTACTGGACACCGGAGAGCCTCAGCGACTCTGAGTACCAACCGTCGTGTCGTCAGGACAGGCGGCGATCATCCCAGTCACAATCTTCCTCCAAGGGCAATGAGTGCTTTGAGTGCGGGAAGGTGTTTCGCAGTCGTCACCAGATGATCGTCCACCAGCGGGTCCACAGGAAGGATGGACGCAGGGCATCTGTTGGAGAAAAGGAAAGAACCTCAAGAGATGACCGATGGGGCTCCACCAGTGATCCAGAGTCTGGCTCACCCAGCCGACCCAGCACCCCGGGGTACGGAGACTCTCCACCCGCCTCCACCCTTGGAGACCAGGCCTCTGAGATGGGTACCTCAAACTCTGGAGAGCTTGCAG ATATGAAGCCTTACATCTGCAGCCTGTGTGACTTTGCCACCACAGAGTCACAGGCCTATTTGACCCATGTTCGGGTCCAACACCCGGCTGCCTCCAAAGAGAGACCCTGCTCCATTCCTAGCCCCGGCTCTGGCATGGACAGGGCAACGTCCAGTGGCTTTCCCAAACTCAAGAAGGCTTTTATGCAGGGTCTGAACACCGCTGCATCCCCTCACGCTTATCTCTCAGCTCGTTCCTCTTCACATGATCAGACCGTGATCCCTATGGATCTCTGTGTGAGGGCTGAGGGCATCAGGGGCATAGCCTCCTCAACTCTGGATAAGAAAACCCTCCCTAACCACAAGTGCTCCTTCTGCTCTCACTCCACCCGCTACCCCGAGGTGCTCTGGATGCACCAGACTGTGGCTCACCGCATCAACAGCAGTAGCTCCAATCTGGCTCCGAAATGGGCTcttaaaaacaattcaaagagcTCCAAAGACAGCTTGTTGTCCTCTAGGAGACGCACTGGACCTCCACCAGTCTTGGAAGGGAAGGAGTGTCAACCACTGCCTCCTCTGATGCGTACCCAACGTACGCAACCTCCAACCTCCCCCGGGGAAGTCCAAAAGAAGAGCAGGCCAGCCAGTCAAGCAGCCAGTCATGCAGCCAGTCAAGCAGCCAGTCATGCAGCCACTGGATCGTCTTCTTCTGCCCCCTGCACCTCATCCTCGAGGGGTTCCTCATCCACATCAAGCAGCCAAACAGGGAGAGCCCCTGTACGgccagccagcagcagcagcagaagcagcagcagcagcagcagcagcagcagcatcatcaAGCACACAGATGAGCAGAGTCATCGCTTCAGACCCAAAGTTGATATGCACCCTCGGGGTAGCTCCCTAACATCCTCTAGCTCCTTGGAGAAGAACACTGGGAGCCTCTCACGTTCGTCGACCCCAAGCctcagcgctgcttcagcttcCAGGATGGCCGACCGCTACCTGATGCCTCAGGAGGGTCTGGGCTTCATGCTGTCCAGCAAACACGGCCTGGCAGAGTACAGCCGATCCCGGGGCTCCCCTCACCAGCCACTTCCCAAATCCCACAGCCAGGGTCGTGCTAACACTTCAAGGCCCAGCGCCATCACCCACAGTTCAACCGCAACGCACAACTACGGAGCCTCCCAGGCACGGGGAGGCCCTCTGCAGAATTCCTCGTCCCCCTCcccttcctccacctcctcctcctcttcttcaatACCTGTAGAAGGTCATGGAGATGTGAAACAGGAGCCAATCACGGAGACACCAGAGATGCCAACTGACATCCTAAGCTTTCTGAAAAACTACAGCCCACACGAACTGGCTGCCCTTTACCACCGCTGGGGCGCAGCCAATGCCATGTTGGATCCCACAG